One Streptomyces sp. NBC_01237 genomic region harbors:
- a CDS encoding dicarboxylate/amino acid:cation symporter — translation MSANPASATPETGKPSGSGFRIPKVPFWAQIVAGLVLGVLLGWLARSQDISWLYTTLDKVGHIFVQLLKLAVAPLVFFAILVSITNLRKVNNAARLATRTLLWFMITSLIAVAIGLAIGLITNPGSGTGLTPKDGKLPEGKGSWLDFLTGIIPDNVITPFTELNVLQIVFMAAVAGIAALQLGDRAKPILTLSESILELLQKALWWVIRLAPIGTIGLIGYAIADYGWDLIGKYATFTADVYIGCALVMFGVYPLLLATVAKVSPLQFFKGAWPAIQLAFVSRSSVGTMPVTQKVTERLGVPKEYASFAVPFGATTKMDGCAAIYPALAAIFIAQIFDVQLGIGDYLLIAFVSVIGSAATAGLTGATVMLTLTLSTLGLPLEGVGLLMAIDPILDMMRTATNVAGQALVPVIVSAREKILDHDAYNSASSSPVDEIDTLDVQDAEPKAKVPVTA, via the coding sequence GTGTCCGCGAATCCCGCGTCCGCCACCCCCGAGACCGGTAAGCCCTCCGGTTCCGGTTTCCGCATACCGAAGGTCCCGTTCTGGGCCCAGATCGTCGCCGGTCTGGTGCTGGGTGTCCTGCTCGGCTGGCTCGCCCGCAGCCAGGACATCAGCTGGCTCTACACCACGCTCGACAAGGTCGGCCACATCTTCGTCCAGCTGCTGAAGCTGGCCGTCGCGCCCCTCGTCTTCTTCGCGATCCTGGTGTCGATCACCAACCTGCGCAAGGTCAACAACGCCGCCAGGCTGGCCACCCGCACCCTGCTCTGGTTCATGATCACCTCGCTGATCGCGGTCGCCATCGGCCTCGCGATCGGCCTGATCACCAACCCGGGCTCCGGCACCGGCCTCACCCCGAAGGACGGCAAGCTCCCCGAGGGCAAGGGCTCCTGGCTCGACTTCCTGACCGGCATCATCCCGGACAACGTGATCACGCCGTTCACCGAGCTGAACGTCCTCCAGATCGTCTTCATGGCCGCCGTCGCCGGTATCGCCGCGCTCCAGCTCGGTGACAGGGCCAAGCCGATCCTCACCCTCAGCGAGTCGATCCTGGAGCTGCTCCAGAAGGCTCTGTGGTGGGTCATCCGCCTAGCCCCGATCGGCACCATCGGCCTCATCGGCTACGCGATCGCCGACTACGGCTGGGACCTGATCGGCAAGTACGCGACCTTCACCGCCGATGTCTACATCGGCTGCGCCCTGGTGATGTTCGGCGTCTACCCGCTGCTGCTCGCCACCGTCGCCAAGGTCAGCCCGCTCCAGTTCTTCAAGGGTGCCTGGCCCGCGATCCAGCTCGCCTTCGTCTCCCGCTCCTCGGTCGGCACGATGCCGGTCACCCAGAAGGTCACCGAGCGCCTCGGTGTGCCGAAGGAGTACGCGTCCTTCGCCGTCCCGTTCGGTGCGACCACGAAGATGGACGGCTGCGCCGCGATCTACCCGGCGCTGGCGGCGATCTTCATCGCGCAGATCTTCGACGTGCAGCTGGGCATCGGTGACTACCTGCTGATCGCCTTCGTCTCGGTGATCGGCTCGGCGGCCACCGCCGGTCTCACCGGTGCGACGGTCATGCTGACCCTCACCCTGTCGACGCTCGGCCTCCCGCTGGAGGGTGTCGGCCTGCTGATGGCCATCGACCCGATCCTGGACATGATGCGCACCGCCACGAACGTGGCCGGCCAGGCGCTGGTCCCGGTGATCGTGTCGGCCCGCGAGAAGATCCTCGACCACGACGCGTACAACTCGGCCTCCTCGTCCCCGGTCGACGAGATCGACACGCTCGACGTCCAGGACGCGGAGCCGAAGGCGAAGGTCCCGGTCACCGCGTAG
- a CDS encoding MarR family winged helix-turn-helix transcriptional regulator, protein MPQEPAHRAVPTPDELLEPLAVVVRGHHDDLTAVAARHGLSTSQARALIALNAPLPMSALAAHLVCDASNATGLIGRMEARGLVTRTPSPEDRRSKVAARTPEGTELAHRIRAEMRVVRGALEALTPEERTALLPLLNRLGHLLYP, encoded by the coding sequence ATGCCCCAGGAACCGGCCCACCGCGCCGTCCCCACCCCGGACGAACTGCTGGAACCGCTGGCCGTCGTCGTCCGCGGCCACCACGACGACCTCACCGCCGTCGCCGCCCGCCACGGCCTCAGCACCTCACAGGCGCGCGCCCTCATCGCCCTGAACGCGCCCCTGCCGATGAGCGCGCTCGCCGCACACCTGGTCTGCGACGCGTCCAACGCCACCGGTCTCATCGGCCGTATGGAGGCCCGCGGCCTGGTCACCCGCACGCCGTCCCCCGAGGACCGCCGTTCGAAGGTCGCCGCCCGCACCCCGGAGGGCACCGAGCTGGCCCACCGCATCCGCGCCGAGATGCGCGTCGTGCGCGGCGCGCTGGAGGCGCTCACCCCCGAGGAGCGCACCGCGCTGCTGCCCCTGCTCAACCGGCTGGGGCACCTGCTGTACCCGTGA
- a CDS encoding rhomboid family intramembrane serine protease: MNEFRSTATTATSAGARARTAGAVMVGWVALLWILEGIDTATGHALDTYGVTPREPAELRDIVPSAFLHGGWDHVASNSIPLLVLGFIAALAGIRRFAAVVLTVILVGGLGVWLTAPPDTVTLGASGVVFGLFGYLLVRGFVDRRPLDIVVGVVIAAVYGSLLWGVLPTDSGISWQGHLFGLIGGVGAAFAFRRSRRTPHAVTA; this comes from the coding sequence ATGAACGAATTCCGTAGTACCGCCACCACCGCGACGAGCGCCGGCGCACGGGCCAGGACGGCCGGTGCGGTCATGGTGGGCTGGGTCGCCCTGCTGTGGATCCTCGAAGGCATCGACACGGCGACCGGACACGCCCTCGACACCTACGGCGTCACACCGCGCGAACCGGCCGAGCTGCGGGACATCGTGCCGTCCGCGTTCCTGCACGGCGGCTGGGACCATGTCGCCTCCAACAGCATCCCGCTGCTGGTCCTCGGCTTCATCGCGGCACTGGCGGGCATCCGGAGATTCGCCGCCGTGGTCCTCACGGTCATCCTGGTCGGCGGACTCGGCGTCTGGCTGACCGCGCCCCCGGACACCGTGACCCTCGGTGCGTCCGGCGTGGTCTTCGGCCTCTTCGGCTATCTACTGGTCCGCGGTTTCGTGGACCGCAGACCGCTCGACATCGTGGTCGGCGTCGTCATCGCCGCGGTCTACGGCTCCCTGCTCTGGGGCGTACTGCCCACCGACTCCGGCATCAGCTGGCAGGGGCACCTCTTCGGTCTGATCGGCGGGGTCGGGGCGGCCTTCGCCTTCCGCCGCTCCCGCCGCACGCCCCACGCCGTCACGGCGTGA
- a CDS encoding GNAT family N-acetyltransferase, translating to MALTFTLDPAFDRALHDGIIELWADVTDAGGAVGFVPPADAEEIRPELLKHLVSIVEGRTRLLVGRDEDGSVAATAFLALNSHRLMTHWIWLYTVMVHPRHQGRGHGRELMAAAADAARGLAGVEAIRLTCRGGTGADRFYASCGYKEVGRVPGAIRVTDGDDRDDIIMLFPLHGQSSAPVPRPC from the coding sequence ATGGCGCTTACATTTACGCTGGACCCCGCGTTCGACCGGGCCCTGCACGACGGCATCATCGAGCTGTGGGCCGATGTCACCGACGCGGGCGGCGCCGTCGGCTTCGTACCGCCGGCCGACGCCGAGGAGATCCGGCCGGAGCTGCTCAAGCACCTGGTCTCGATCGTCGAGGGCCGCACCCGGCTGCTCGTCGGCCGCGACGAGGACGGCAGCGTCGCCGCCACCGCCTTCCTCGCCCTCAACTCCCACCGGCTGATGACCCACTGGATCTGGCTCTACACGGTCATGGTCCACCCCCGTCACCAGGGCCGGGGTCACGGCCGCGAGCTGATGGCCGCGGCGGCCGACGCGGCCCGCGGGCTCGCCGGTGTCGAGGCCATCCGCCTCACCTGCCGGGGCGGCACCGGGGCCGACCGCTTCTACGCCTCCTGCGGCTACAAGGAAGTGGGCCGGGTGCCGGGCGCGATCCGGGTGACCGACGGGGACGACCGCGACGACATCATCATGCTGTTCCCGCTCCACGGACAGTCTTCCGCGCCGGTCCCGCGGCCCTGCTGA
- a CDS encoding Lrp/AsnC family transcriptional regulator: MDAVDRQLIQALRENGRASYAELGRLVGLSGPSVTDRINRLETAGVITGYRATVDSASLGLGVTALIGISLSDAADHEDVARRLKDLAEIEDCWFIAGDDSYMLKVRVGDVDGLEKTIRRLSGTKGVSRTRTTIVLSTKWENRVGELPEES, encoded by the coding sequence ATGGACGCGGTGGACAGGCAGCTCATCCAGGCCCTCAGGGAGAACGGCAGGGCCTCGTACGCCGAGCTGGGACGGCTCGTCGGGCTCTCCGGGCCCAGCGTCACCGACCGCATCAACCGGCTGGAAACCGCCGGGGTCATCACCGGGTACCGCGCCACCGTCGACTCCGCCTCGCTGGGCCTCGGCGTCACCGCGCTGATCGGCATCTCGCTCTCGGACGCGGCCGACCACGAGGACGTCGCGCGCCGGCTGAAGGACCTCGCGGAGATCGAGGACTGCTGGTTCATCGCGGGCGACGACTCGTACATGCTCAAGGTGCGGGTCGGCGACGTGGACGGCCTGGAGAAGACGATCCGCAGGCTGAGCGGTACGAAGGGCGTCTCCCGGACCCGTACCACGATCGTGCTCTCCACCAAGTGGGAGAACCGGGTCGGGGAACTCCCGGAGGAGTCGTAG
- a CDS encoding PLD nuclease N-terminal domain-containing protein — MLRALIYLLPLALTIYAFIDCLNTPEDEAKHLPKVAWVFIILLFWIVGPIVWLAAGKVRQGPAGGRTPSEWHRGHRTQWVAPDDNPEFLKGLKDDNKKDESLLKDWEADLRRREEEIKRREGSAGPEDPTPPAAS, encoded by the coding sequence ATGCTCAGGGCCTTGATCTATCTGCTGCCGCTGGCGCTGACGATCTATGCGTTCATCGACTGCCTGAACACGCCGGAGGACGAGGCCAAGCACCTTCCGAAGGTGGCCTGGGTCTTCATCATCCTGCTGTTCTGGATCGTCGGACCGATCGTCTGGCTCGCCGCGGGCAAGGTGCGCCAGGGACCCGCCGGAGGCCGTACGCCCTCCGAGTGGCACCGCGGGCACCGCACCCAGTGGGTGGCTCCGGACGACAATCCGGAGTTCCTGAAGGGGCTGAAGGACGACAACAAGAAGGACGAGTCGCTCCTCAAGGACTGGGAGGCGGATCTGCGCCGCCGCGAGGAGGAGATCAAGCGCCGCGAGGGCAGCGCGGGCCCGGAGGACCCCACTCCGCCGGCCGCCTCCTGA
- the mqnP gene encoding menaquinone biosynthesis prenyltransferase MqnP — MSAAEASLGSGSAEPSSKVKAFLRLVMIEHSVFALPFAYIAALTAMFQLDGNIHWGTLLLVTLAMVGLRTFAMAANRIIDREIDARNPRTAGRELVTGAVSVKSAWTGALAALVVFLGAAALLNPLCLVLAPLAVVPMVVYPYGKRFTNYPHAILGLAQAIGPVGAWLAVTGSWSWDAVILGLAVGIWIGGFDLIFACQDVRADRAHGVLSVPARFGIPAALWGARVCHVITTGMLVWFGLATGAEYFYWIGMAIVAVAFVYEHRVVRPHDLSRLNRAFFSVNGFIGIALFACALLDLLMRGLTP; from the coding sequence GTGAGCGCCGCCGAGGCATCGCTCGGATCCGGCTCCGCGGAGCCGAGCAGCAAGGTCAAGGCGTTCCTGCGGCTCGTGATGATCGAGCACTCGGTCTTCGCGCTGCCCTTCGCGTACATCGCCGCGCTGACCGCGATGTTCCAGCTGGACGGGAACATCCACTGGGGCACGCTGCTGCTCGTCACCCTCGCGATGGTCGGACTGCGCACGTTCGCGATGGCCGCCAACCGGATCATCGACCGGGAGATCGACGCCCGCAATCCGCGTACGGCGGGCCGGGAGCTGGTCACCGGCGCGGTGTCGGTGAAGTCGGCGTGGACGGGGGCGCTGGCCGCCCTGGTGGTCTTCCTCGGTGCGGCGGCGCTGCTGAACCCGCTGTGTCTGGTGCTCGCGCCGCTCGCGGTCGTGCCGATGGTGGTCTACCCGTACGGCAAGCGGTTCACGAACTACCCGCACGCGATCCTCGGCCTCGCGCAGGCCATCGGACCGGTCGGCGCCTGGCTCGCGGTGACCGGCAGCTGGTCGTGGGACGCGGTGATCCTGGGGCTCGCCGTCGGCATCTGGATCGGCGGGTTCGACCTGATCTTCGCCTGCCAGGACGTGCGGGCGGACCGGGCCCACGGGGTGCTGTCGGTGCCCGCCCGCTTCGGGATTCCGGCCGCGCTGTGGGGCGCGCGGGTCTGCCATGTGATCACGACCGGGATGCTGGTCTGGTTCGGGCTGGCCACGGGCGCGGAGTACTTCTACTGGATCGGGATGGCGATCGTCGCCGTGGCGTTCGTGTACGAGCACCGGGTGGTGCGGCCGCACGATCTGTCCCGGCTCAATCGGGCCTTCTTCTCCGTCAACGGCTTCATCGGGATCGCCCTCTTCGCGTGCGCGCTGCTCGACCTGCTGATGCGCGGCCTCACGCCCTGA
- the mqnE gene encoding aminofutalosine synthase MqnE: MDAGLKRELEEKVRAGERLTREDGIALYESDDLAWLGGLAHEVRTRKNGDVVHFNVNRHLNMTNVCTASCAYCSFQRKPGEKDAYTMRIEEAVRLAKAMENENLTELHIVNGLHPTLPWRYYPRSLSALKEALPNVGLKAFTATEIHHFETISGLTASEILDELIEAGLESLTGGGAEIFDWEVRQHIVDHNTHWEDWSRIHRLAHEKGLKTPATMLYGHIEEPRHRVDHVLRLREMQDETGGFQVFIPLRYQHDFVDMKDGKVRNKLQARTTMATGAEALKTFAVSRLLFDNVPHVKVFWVMHGVQTAQLALQHGADDMDGSVVEYKITHDADNYGTPNKLGREDLLDLIRDAGFRPVERNTRYEILREYPGPDAGRREEPQPMRV, translated from the coding sequence GTGGACGCGGGACTCAAGCGCGAGCTGGAGGAGAAGGTCCGGGCCGGCGAGCGGCTGACCCGCGAGGACGGGATCGCTCTCTACGAGTCCGACGACCTGGCGTGGCTCGGCGGGCTGGCTCATGAGGTGCGCACGCGCAAGAACGGCGACGTCGTGCACTTCAACGTCAACCGTCACCTCAACATGACGAACGTGTGCACCGCGTCGTGCGCGTACTGCTCGTTCCAGCGCAAGCCGGGCGAGAAGGACGCGTACACGATGCGCATCGAGGAGGCCGTCCGCCTCGCCAAGGCGATGGAGAACGAGAACCTCACCGAGCTGCACATCGTCAACGGGCTGCACCCCACCCTCCCGTGGCGCTACTACCCGCGCTCGCTCAGCGCGCTGAAGGAAGCCCTGCCGAACGTGGGGCTCAAGGCGTTCACGGCGACGGAGATCCACCACTTCGAGACGATCTCCGGCCTCACCGCCTCCGAGATCCTCGACGAGCTGATCGAGGCCGGTCTGGAATCGCTGACCGGCGGCGGCGCGGAGATCTTCGACTGGGAGGTCCGCCAGCACATCGTCGACCACAACACCCACTGGGAGGACTGGTCGCGCATCCACCGTCTCGCGCACGAGAAGGGGCTCAAGACCCCGGCGACGATGCTGTACGGGCACATCGAGGAGCCCCGTCACCGTGTCGATCACGTGCTGCGGCTGCGGGAGATGCAGGACGAGACCGGCGGCTTCCAGGTCTTCATCCCGCTGCGCTACCAGCACGACTTCGTGGACATGAAGGACGGCAAGGTCCGCAACAAGCTCCAGGCGCGTACGACGATGGCGACCGGTGCCGAGGCGCTGAAGACCTTCGCGGTCTCCCGGCTGCTGTTCGACAACGTCCCGCACGTCAAGGTGTTCTGGGTGATGCACGGCGTGCAGACCGCCCAGCTCGCGCTCCAGCACGGCGCGGACGACATGGACGGGTCGGTCGTCGAGTACAAGATCACGCACGACGCGGACAACTACGGCACACCGAACAAGCTCGGCCGTGAGGACCTGCTGGACCTGATCCGCGACGCGGGCTTCCGGCCCGTCGAGCGCAACACCCGGTACGAGATCCTCCGCGAGTACCCGGGCCCGGACGCCGGCCGGCGCGAGGAGCCGCAGCCGATGCGCGTCTGA
- a CDS encoding DUF4229 domain-containing protein, producing MSAAKPSATIRYTALRVLIFVGCFFVAGVAVHFGLLPAGLAGSNFVWVILLGLLLSAPLSYVLLRKQRDEMSAQLITTVDRTKARLEANRTREDAVQ from the coding sequence GTGTCCGCTGCCAAGCCGAGCGCAACGATCCGGTACACGGCGTTGCGCGTGTTGATCTTCGTCGGCTGTTTCTTCGTCGCCGGCGTGGCCGTCCACTTCGGCCTGCTGCCCGCCGGGCTCGCGGGGTCCAACTTCGTGTGGGTCATCCTGCTCGGCCTGCTTCTCTCCGCGCCGCTCAGCTATGTGCTGCTGCGCAAGCAGCGTGACGAGATGTCCGCGCAGCTCATCACCACGGTCGACCGGACCAAGGCCCGCCTCGAAGCGAACCGGACCCGCGAGGACGCTGTCCAGTAG
- a CDS encoding alpha/beta hydrolase family protein produces MKTSLRSRTAILVVALATAATLAAPATAATAGPAPATATAASPGDTGTIGIGGTQSTDVTPPTLPRPTGTYPTGRDTFLLTDHSRRDPWVPEADSRELMVSVNYPARQHGGGTPAPYMTTEEARLFLAQRDLDKVIPPAVLGATRTHARVDARPARGRFPLVLLSPGFGTPRATLTGLAEELASRGYVVATVDHAYESTGISLPDGRTLTCAACERLEETPDLEEKLKILAAVSAGRGTDLSFVLDRLTGERRDGSHTRAWRYAGMIDPHRVGTAGHSIGGSAAVSTMAGDRRVDAGINMDGTFYGRVPDAGLGGRPFMMLGTADGHSPDSADTSWKEGWARLDGWKRWLTVTGSGHFTFTDTPELSEQLGLEDPAVPISATRSTQITRGYVGAFFDRHLRDRNRPLLNGPTPANPEVVFHSP; encoded by the coding sequence ATGAAGACCAGCCTTCGCAGCCGTACCGCAATCCTGGTCGTGGCGTTAGCGACCGCCGCGACCCTCGCCGCACCCGCCACCGCGGCGACGGCGGGGCCGGCCCCGGCGACCGCCACCGCGGCCTCCCCCGGCGACACCGGCACGATCGGCATCGGCGGCACACAGAGCACCGATGTCACGCCACCGACGCTTCCCCGCCCGACCGGCACGTATCCGACCGGCCGTGACACCTTCCTCCTGACCGACCACTCCCGCCGCGATCCCTGGGTGCCCGAAGCGGACTCCCGCGAGCTGATGGTGTCGGTGAACTACCCGGCCCGCCAGCACGGCGGCGGCACCCCGGCCCCGTACATGACGACGGAGGAGGCCAGGCTCTTCCTGGCCCAGCGGGACCTGGACAAGGTCATCCCGCCCGCCGTGCTCGGCGCCACCCGCACCCACGCCCGGGTCGACGCCCGCCCGGCCCGCGGCAGGTTCCCGCTGGTGTTGCTCTCCCCCGGCTTCGGCACGCCCCGCGCGACGCTGACCGGTCTGGCCGAGGAACTGGCGAGCCGAGGCTATGTCGTGGCGACCGTCGACCACGCCTACGAGTCGACCGGTATCTCCCTCCCCGACGGACGGACCCTCACCTGCGCCGCGTGCGAACGGCTTGAGGAGACTCCGGACCTGGAGGAGAAGTTGAAGATCCTGGCCGCCGTCTCGGCGGGACGGGGCACCGACCTCTCCTTCGTACTGGACCGGCTGACCGGAGAGCGGCGCGACGGTTCGCACACACGGGCCTGGCGGTACGCGGGCATGATCGACCCGCACCGGGTCGGCACGGCGGGCCACTCCATCGGGGGCAGCGCGGCGGTCTCCACGATGGCCGGTGACCGGCGGGTGGACGCCGGGATCAACATGGACGGAACGTTCTACGGACGCGTTCCCGACGCGGGTCTCGGTGGCCGGCCCTTCATGATGCTCGGCACCGCCGACGGTCACTCCCCGGACAGCGCCGACACGAGCTGGAAGGAGGGCTGGGCCCGGCTGGACGGCTGGAAGCGCTGGCTGACCGTCACGGGCTCCGGGCACTTCACGTTCACCGACACCCCCGAGCTCTCCGAACAGCTCGGCCTGGAGGACCCGGCGGTGCCGATCTCCGCGACCCGTTCGACGCAGATCACCCGGGGCTACGTGGGCGCCTTCTTCGACCGCCACCTGCGCGACCGGAACCGGCCCCTGCTGAACGGCCCGACCCCGGCCAACCCCGAGGTCGTCTTCCACAGCCCCTGA
- a CDS encoding menaquinone biosynthesis decarboxylase: MAYDDLRSLLRALEREGDLKRIKAEVDPHLEVGEIVDRVNKAGGPALLFENVKGASMPLAMNVFGTDRRLLKALGLKSYSDISDKIGGLLKPELPQGFVGVREAFGKLGSMVHVPPKKVKGDSAPVQEVVLTGDDVDLDRLPALFTWPEDGGSFFNLGLTHTKHPETGVRNLGLYRLQRHDKRTIGMHWQIHKDSRNHYQVAAKRGERLPVAIAFGAPPAVTYASTAPLPGDIDEYLFAGFIQGKRIEMVDCKTVPLQVPAQAEVVIEGWLEPGEMLPEGPFGDHTGFYTPQEPFPALTIDCVTMRKRPLLQSIVVGRPPTEDGPLGRATERFFLPLLKIIVPDIVDYHLPESGGFHNCAIVSIDKKYPKHAQKVMSAVWGAHMMSLTKLIVVVDADCDVHDLHEVAWRALGNTDYARDLTVVEGPVDHLDHASYQQFWGGKAGIDATRKWPEEGYTRDGGWPEMVESDPETAAKVDRRWKEYGL; the protein is encoded by the coding sequence ATGGCTTACGACGATCTTCGCTCCCTGCTCCGGGCTCTTGAGCGTGAGGGCGATCTCAAGCGCATCAAGGCCGAGGTCGACCCGCACCTGGAGGTCGGCGAGATCGTCGACCGGGTGAACAAGGCGGGCGGGCCCGCTCTGCTCTTCGAGAACGTCAAGGGCGCTTCCATGCCCCTGGCCATGAACGTCTTCGGGACGGACCGGCGGCTGCTCAAGGCGCTCGGACTGAAGTCGTACTCCGACATCAGCGACAAGATCGGCGGCCTGCTCAAGCCGGAACTGCCGCAGGGCTTCGTCGGGGTGCGGGAAGCCTTCGGGAAGCTCGGCTCGATGGTGCATGTGCCGCCGAAGAAGGTGAAGGGCGACAGCGCCCCGGTCCAGGAGGTCGTCCTCACCGGGGACGACGTGGACCTGGACCGGCTGCCCGCGCTCTTCACCTGGCCCGAGGACGGCGGCTCCTTCTTCAACCTGGGCCTCACCCACACCAAGCACCCGGAGACCGGCGTACGGAATCTGGGGCTGTACCGGCTCCAGCGCCACGACAAGCGCACCATCGGCATGCACTGGCAGATCCACAAGGACAGCCGCAACCACTACCAGGTCGCCGCCAAGCGCGGGGAGCGGCTGCCGGTCGCCATCGCCTTCGGCGCACCGCCCGCGGTGACGTACGCCTCGACCGCACCGCTGCCCGGGGACATCGACGAGTACCTCTTCGCCGGGTTCATCCAGGGCAAGCGGATCGAGATGGTCGACTGCAAGACCGTGCCGCTCCAGGTCCCCGCCCAGGCGGAGGTCGTCATCGAAGGGTGGCTGGAGCCCGGCGAGATGCTGCCGGAGGGACCCTTCGGCGACCACACCGGCTTCTACACCCCGCAGGAACCGTTCCCCGCACTGACCATCGACTGCGTGACCATGCGCAAGCGCCCGCTGCTCCAGTCGATCGTGGTGGGACGGCCGCCGACCGAGGACGGGCCGCTGGGGCGGGCCACCGAGCGGTTCTTCCTGCCGCTGCTCAAGATCATCGTGCCGGACATCGTGGACTACCACCTGCCGGAGTCGGGCGGCTTCCACAACTGTGCGATCGTCTCGATCGACAAGAAGTACCCCAAGCACGCCCAGAAGGTGATGAGTGCCGTCTGGGGCGCGCACATGATGTCGCTGACCAAGCTGATCGTGGTCGTGGACGCCGACTGCGACGTCCACGATCTGCACGAGGTCGCGTGGCGGGCGCTGGGCAACACCGACTACGCCCGTGACCTGACGGTCGTGGAGGGGCCGGTCGACCACCTCGACCACGCCTCCTACCAGCAGTTCTGGGGCGGCAAGGCGGGCATCGACGCGACGCGGAAGTGGCCCGAGGAGGGGTACACCCGGGACGGGGGCTGGCCGGAGATGGTCGAGTCCGACCCGGAGACGGCGGCGAAGGTCGACCGCCGCTGGAAGGAATACGGACTGTGA
- a CDS encoding UbiX family flavin prenyltransferase, with protein sequence MTHRQRRPWIVGVSGASGTPFAAAVLRGLLAAGESVDLVVSRASRLTLLDETGIAFRDAHWRQDLRTWLARGADGKPDTFEVGGAELDRVRHWAAGDLAAGPSSGSYPARGMLIVPASTACVAGVALGLSKDLLQRAASVTLKERRPLVVAVRETPLSGVTLKQMVALDEAGAVVLPASPAFYAGATHIQDLVDFVAGRVLDAAGVPHRLYRRWEGELGGGSRGSEG encoded by the coding sequence GTGACTCATCGGCAGCGGCGGCCTTGGATTGTCGGGGTGTCCGGGGCCTCAGGGACTCCGTTCGCGGCCGCGGTCCTGCGCGGGCTGCTGGCGGCGGGCGAGAGCGTGGATCTGGTGGTGAGCCGTGCCTCGCGGCTGACACTGCTGGACGAGACCGGGATCGCCTTCCGCGACGCGCACTGGCGACAGGACCTGCGGACGTGGCTGGCGCGGGGGGCGGACGGGAAGCCGGACACCTTCGAGGTGGGCGGTGCCGAGCTGGACCGGGTGCGGCACTGGGCCGCCGGTGATCTGGCGGCCGGGCCGTCCTCGGGGTCGTACCCGGCCCGGGGGATGCTGATCGTTCCGGCCTCGACCGCCTGTGTGGCCGGGGTGGCGCTCGGGCTGTCGAAGGACCTGTTGCAGCGGGCCGCGAGCGTGACGCTCAAGGAGCGGCGCCCGCTGGTCGTCGCGGTGCGCGAGACGCCGCTGAGCGGCGTGACGCTGAAACAGATGGTGGCTCTGGACGAGGCGGGCGCCGTGGTGCTGCCCGCCTCTCCGGCGTTCTACGCGGGGGCGACGCACATCCAGGATCTGGTGGACTTCGTCGCCGGGCGGGTGCTGGACGCGGCAGGAGTGCCGCATCGGCTGTACCGCCGCTGGGAGGGAGAGCTCGGTGGTGGCTCCCGCGGCTCGGAGGGCTGA